One genomic region from Hyalangium ruber encodes:
- a CDS encoding kelch repeat-containing protein, which translates to MRFTGLLALVLIWLALGSLGCRAQETGSAQFAVSVGQALSTASVTRVTITSSGPGIPSITTDLVTTNGVWGGVIGNIPTGTERAFLAQAFDSSNTLLFEGSASDVTIRNNQTTLVAITLQEVNPPPPFSNEAPILQSVVANPTTVQTGALVSLQATAEDPNPGDSITYSWTAADGVFSNASSPSTQWTAPAVPGLVTLTLTVSDSRGASSSLSFAINVVNGLSEGSALLDVRFNSWPLVSALSASETRLDVGQFTTVAVTASDSDGDALSFQWSATCAGSWTNSTSSTASFSPSSLPSGACNNCQLIVAISDGRGGQTTGTVALCVAPTPTNRFPPTLIRSYQSSLTALPSQQLTFEVTATDPQASSLTFSWSASTGTLGTPQTDATVSRIAWTAPDCVVPGASASATATVTNAYGLSTTRTFEVTGLPECATWVSTGSMLSPRLEHTATLLPNGKVLVAGGYGYFDWPTPAAEVFDPATGTWSATGSMASHRQGHSALLMPNGKVLVTMGFNNTGVPSEVEVYDPTTGSWSPTGPMVSPRTELKVTLLPNGKVLGVGGYFISEAELYDPDTSSWSAAGSLSTARYRPSVTLLPNGKVLVAAGRQPSGHPGATAEVYDPDTGSWTSTGSLATARFDHTATLLPNGKVLVAGGQGLSFTPYETAEIYDPATGTWSPTGSLATARYGHTATLLPNGKVLVAGGLSGSVRVSTAEIYDPATGTWSAAGSMSSARSGLTATLLPDGQVLITGGIGPLAHATAELYSP; encoded by the coding sequence ATGCGTTTCACAGGACTTCTGGCGCTTGTCCTCATATGGCTCGCGCTTGGGAGCTTGGGTTGCCGGGCACAGGAGACGGGCTCTGCTCAGTTCGCTGTCTCGGTGGGCCAAGCGCTCTCCACCGCGTCCGTGACTCGCGTCACCATCACGTCCTCGGGCCCGGGGATCCCCTCCATCACCACGGACCTGGTAACAACCAATGGCGTGTGGGGTGGCGTCATCGGCAACATCCCCACCGGAACGGAGCGCGCATTCCTCGCTCAGGCGTTCGACTCCAGCAATACCCTGCTCTTCGAGGGCTCTGCCTCCGACGTCACCATCCGCAACAACCAAACCACCCTCGTCGCCATCACCCTCCAGGAGGTCAATCCTCCCCCGCCCTTCTCCAACGAAGCCCCCATCCTCCAGTCCGTCGTCGCCAATCCCACCACGGTCCAGACTGGCGCTCTCGTGTCACTCCAAGCCACCGCGGAGGACCCGAATCCGGGCGATTCCATCACCTACTCCTGGACGGCCGCCGATGGCGTCTTCTCCAACGCCTCCAGCCCCTCGACGCAGTGGACCGCTCCTGCTGTCCCGGGCCTGGTCACCCTCACCCTCACCGTGAGCGATTCGCGGGGTGCCTCTTCCTCGCTGTCCTTCGCCATCAACGTGGTGAATGGTCTCTCCGAGGGGAGCGCCTTGCTCGATGTTCGTTTCAACTCCTGGCCCCTCGTCTCTGCCCTCTCCGCTTCCGAGACCCGCTTGGACGTGGGCCAATTCACCACCGTCGCGGTCACTGCCTCCGATAGCGACGGCGACGCGCTCAGCTTCCAGTGGTCCGCGACTTGCGCTGGCTCCTGGACGAACTCCACCTCCAGCACTGCCTCCTTCTCGCCCTCCTCGCTCCCCTCGGGCGCCTGCAACAATTGCCAACTGATCGTCGCCATCTCTGACGGACGCGGTGGGCAGACCACGGGCACCGTCGCCCTGTGCGTCGCCCCCACTCCCACGAACCGCTTCCCCCCTACCCTCATCCGCTCGTACCAGTCCTCGCTCACCGCCTTGCCCTCGCAGCAGCTCACCTTCGAGGTGACGGCGACGGATCCGCAGGCCAGCTCGCTCACGTTCTCCTGGAGCGCCAGCACGGGGACCCTGGGTACACCGCAGACCGATGCCACCGTCAGCCGCATTGCCTGGACCGCCCCCGACTGCGTGGTGCCCGGTGCCTCTGCCTCCGCGACAGCCACCGTCACCAATGCCTATGGCCTGTCCACCACCCGTACCTTTGAAGTCACCGGGCTGCCGGAATGCGCGACGTGGGTCTCCACGGGCTCCATGCTCTCTCCTCGCTTGGAGCACACGGCGACACTGCTGCCCAACGGCAAGGTCCTCGTGGCGGGGGGATACGGCTACTTCGACTGGCCCACGCCGGCGGCGGAGGTGTTCGATCCAGCCACGGGCACCTGGAGCGCCACGGGCTCCATGGCCTCCCATCGCCAGGGGCACTCGGCCCTCCTCATGCCCAATGGCAAGGTCCTCGTCACGATGGGGTTCAACAACACAGGCGTCCCCTCGGAGGTCGAGGTGTACGATCCGACGACGGGCTCCTGGTCCCCCACGGGCCCCATGGTCTCACCACGCACTGAGCTCAAGGTGACGCTGCTGCCCAACGGCAAGGTCCTCGGCGTGGGGGGGTATTTCATCTCGGAGGCGGAGCTGTACGATCCAGACACGAGTTCCTGGAGCGCCGCGGGCTCTCTGAGCACTGCTCGCTATCGGCCCTCGGTGACACTGCTACCCAACGGCAAAGTCCTCGTCGCCGCAGGGAGACAGCCTAGCGGCCACCCTGGCGCGACGGCGGAGGTCTACGATCCGGACACCGGTTCTTGGACCTCCACAGGCTCCCTGGCCACAGCTCGCTTCGACCACACAGCGACGCTGCTGCCCAACGGCAAGGTCCTCGTCGCAGGGGGGCAGGGCCTCAGCTTCACCCCTTACGAGACGGCGGAGATATACGACCCCGCTACGGGCACCTGGTCTCCCACGGGCTCCCTGGCCACAGCTCGCTACGGGCATACCGCAACGCTGCTGCCCAACGGCAAGGTCCTCGTCGCAGGGGGGCTCAGCGGCTCGGTCAGGGTCTCGACGGCGGAGATATATGATCCCGCCACGGGCACCTGGTCTGCCGCAGGCTCGATGTCCTCCGCGCGTTCCGGGCTCACGGCGACGTTGCTGCCCGATGGGCAGGTCCTCATCACAGGAGGAATCGGGCCCCTCGCACACGCGACGGCGGAGCTGTATAGCCCCTGA
- a CDS encoding M50 family metallopeptidase → MYALLALLALSLLLALHELGHLVAARLLGVKVPRFSLGFGPPLLSFRLLGTEFVICAIPIGASTTLHGANPHVPGMDTADPTLYVAQRTWKRVVITLAGSVSNYLFALVTLFALYTSGTHVVVPLTVGTVTPGSEAARAQMLPGDRILSVDGLPVKTWSEFVEIIGQSPGRDRTLVVVRHGDPRVVQVRPRSDERGVGRIGVSQQYVYREHGPSEALTQSLVHTQRVAAEALGLVWGLVTGPKLTAEPPSSVAVVRQSSGAASTGRDSFLRVLVAISVALALLHLVPVPGLDGGRLLFLAIEAARGRPLSPRVETVANTVGFLAITAAILAVAVAEVRRALPSAEAPGAAGGSPSLVSLDAGVDAGVDAGVDAGVPSTPGLDAGVPTAPALKPDAGPGLVSDAGSPSPQDGGVPPSDAGTPARLVPIPDGGSPAIDAGAADAG, encoded by the coding sequence ATGTACGCCCTCCTGGCCCTCCTGGCCCTCAGCCTGCTGCTGGCCTTACACGAGCTGGGGCACCTCGTCGCCGCGCGCCTGCTCGGAGTGAAGGTGCCCCGCTTCTCCCTGGGCTTCGGGCCGCCCCTGCTGTCCTTCCGGCTGCTCGGCACCGAGTTCGTCATCTGTGCCATTCCCATCGGCGCCTCGACCACCCTCCACGGCGCCAACCCCCATGTCCCCGGGATGGACACCGCCGATCCCACCCTCTATGTGGCCCAGCGGACCTGGAAGCGGGTGGTCATCACCCTGGCGGGCTCGGTCTCCAACTACCTGTTCGCCCTCGTCACCCTCTTCGCGCTCTACACCTCGGGCACCCACGTGGTGGTGCCGCTCACCGTGGGCACCGTGACGCCTGGCTCGGAGGCCGCGCGCGCGCAGATGCTCCCCGGCGACCGCATCCTCAGCGTGGATGGGCTGCCGGTGAAGACCTGGTCGGAGTTCGTCGAGATCATCGGCCAGAGCCCCGGCCGTGACCGCACCCTCGTCGTGGTGCGCCATGGGGACCCTCGCGTGGTGCAGGTGCGCCCCCGCTCGGATGAGCGCGGCGTGGGCCGCATCGGCGTGAGCCAGCAGTACGTCTACCGCGAGCACGGCCCCAGCGAGGCCCTCACGCAGTCGCTGGTCCATACGCAGCGCGTGGCCGCAGAGGCCCTGGGCCTCGTCTGGGGGCTCGTCACCGGCCCCAAGCTCACCGCCGAGCCTCCCAGTTCCGTGGCCGTCGTGCGCCAGTCCTCGGGCGCGGCCTCCACCGGCCGGGACTCGTTCCTGCGCGTGCTCGTGGCCATCTCCGTGGCGCTGGCGCTGCTGCACCTCGTCCCCGTCCCCGGCCTGGATGGCGGCCGCCTCCTGTTCCTCGCCATCGAGGCGGCCCGTGGCAGGCCCCTCTCGCCCCGCGTGGAGACCGTGGCGAACACTGTTGGCTTCCTGGCCATCACCGCCGCCATCCTCGCCGTGGCCGTCGCGGAGGTCCGCCGGGCGCTGCCCTCCGCCGAAGCTCCGGGCGCGGCGGGCGGTTCCCCGAGCCTGGTGTCCCTGGATGCGGGAGTGGATGCGGGGGTGGACGCGGGGGTGGATGCGGGGGTGCCGAGTACTCCGGGCCTGGATGCCGGGGTGCCGACCGCTCCGGCGCTCAAGCCTGATGCGGGGCCAGGCCTGGTGTCAGACGCAGGGTCGCCTTCCCCACAGGACGGGGGAGTGCCTCCTTCGGACGCTGGGACACCGGCCAGGCTGGTACCAATTCCGGACGGTGGGAGCCCCGCCATCGACGCGGGCGCTGCCGACGCGGGGTGA
- a CDS encoding DUF1254 domain-containing protein, whose translation MSADLYETAYEIGCEGYTYLYPLVLMDVTRRQMTNVKEIDLPTWRSPANVFMNNPRFPGPEDRTVVRPNFDTLYSSAWLDLVREPLVIKVPPADGRYYLLPMLDMWTDVFSCPGPRTTGTAAQEFVIVGPGWSGTINPALNLQRIDAPTPYVWIIGRTQCDGSESGSASSYASVHEFQKGLQIIPYSAYAAGQQPPPPIGSDTDDISREEPLVLVEKMTPEEFFAYGADLMRQIPAHFNDYPILARLARVGFVPGQPFDLNAAPAEVQAAFKKAVPDALARMKAKQTSITPLTNGWTYANELMGTYGTSYLRRAIVALIGLGANLPEDAIYPVAYNDVDADSKLTPLDSAMRYTLRFEANSLPPVNAFWSVTMYDEQGFQVPNAINRFSLGTRNNLVPDPSDGSVTVYVERSMDETDPRRSNWLPAPQQGAFNLTLRLYSPKQEAVNADWHPPPISRAK comes from the coding sequence ATGAGCGCTGATTTGTACGAGACCGCATACGAGATCGGCTGCGAGGGATACACCTATCTCTATCCCCTCGTGTTGATGGACGTGACGCGCCGGCAGATGACGAACGTCAAGGAGATCGACCTCCCCACCTGGCGAAGCCCGGCCAACGTGTTCATGAACAACCCGCGCTTCCCGGGGCCGGAAGACCGCACCGTGGTGCGCCCCAACTTCGACACGCTTTATTCGAGTGCGTGGCTCGATCTCGTGCGCGAGCCCCTGGTCATCAAGGTCCCCCCGGCCGATGGGCGCTACTACCTCTTGCCCATGCTCGATATGTGGACGGACGTCTTCTCCTGCCCCGGCCCCCGCACGACGGGGACCGCGGCCCAGGAGTTCGTCATCGTCGGTCCGGGGTGGAGCGGGACGATCAACCCGGCCCTGAACCTGCAACGGATCGACGCGCCGACGCCGTATGTCTGGATCATCGGACGAACGCAGTGCGACGGCAGTGAATCGGGCAGTGCATCGAGCTATGCCAGCGTGCATGAGTTCCAGAAGGGACTCCAGATCATCCCTTACTCCGCCTACGCGGCCGGGCAGCAGCCGCCACCGCCCATCGGGTCAGACACCGATGACATCAGCCGCGAAGAGCCGTTGGTGCTCGTAGAGAAGATGACGCCCGAGGAGTTCTTCGCCTATGGCGCGGACCTGATGCGCCAGATTCCAGCGCACTTCAATGACTACCCCATCCTCGCACGGCTGGCGCGGGTAGGTTTCGTCCCGGGCCAGCCGTTCGACCTGAACGCAGCCCCGGCGGAGGTGCAAGCGGCCTTCAAGAAAGCAGTCCCCGACGCCCTCGCCCGGATGAAGGCCAAGCAGACCTCCATCACGCCGCTGACCAATGGCTGGACCTACGCGAACGAGCTGATGGGGACCTACGGGACGAGCTACCTCCGCCGCGCGATCGTTGCCCTGATCGGACTGGGCGCCAATCTCCCGGAGGACGCAATCTACCCGGTCGCCTACAATGACGTGGACGCGGATTCCAAGCTCACCCCGCTGGACAGCGCCATGCGTTACACGTTGCGCTTCGAGGCCAACAGCCTGCCCCCGGTGAACGCCTTCTGGTCCGTGACGATGTACGACGAGCAGGGATTCCAGGTCCCGAACGCCATCAACCGCTTCTCGCTGGGCACGCGAAACAACCTGGTCCCGGACCCCTCCGATGGCTCCGTGACGGTGTACGTCGAGCGCTCCATGGACGAGACCGATCCGAGGCGGTCGAACTGGCTGCCAGCCCCCCAGCAGGGCGCGTTCAACCTCACCCTGCGGCTGTACTCACCGAAGCAGGAAGCGGTCAACGCAGATTGGCACCCGCCCCCGATCTCGCGAGCGAAGTGA
- a CDS encoding phospholipase D-like domain-containing protein, which translates to MRTGRGRRWAMAMAAASVMLGGTACTQTKEESRPFYLRGEVNSGGPGFATALYQTVNVRMVPGNHLRWVNNGAVFDVMEEELSRARTSINIVMFIWRPGHASERMLSVITERARAGVACRVLVDPMGSTPFEKEIKPRLEAAGCQAHLFRPLPADENLARNHRKVIVVDGRVGITGGLAIQDEWLGEARNEQEWRDTNARVEGPVVAQLQQAFAENWQETTGELLPASDFPGLATSVPSLDEAKGGWGAFVGSSANPEVTHAERLTQLMVRSARKRLWIAQAYFTPNRALVAQLVEQARAGVDVRVLAPGNKNDHKSITVLQRATYDTLLAAGVRIWEYQPSMMHAKTMLVDDQLVLVGSINYDALSFNLLEEGSLVLQDAEAAREMEAFFLEDLRHAQEMKARHADRSN; encoded by the coding sequence GTGAGAACGGGACGGGGACGGCGGTGGGCGATGGCCATGGCGGCGGCCAGCGTGATGTTGGGGGGGACCGCATGCACTCAGACGAAGGAGGAGTCACGACCCTTCTACCTGCGCGGTGAGGTGAACTCGGGTGGCCCAGGGTTCGCCACGGCACTCTACCAGACGGTGAACGTGCGCATGGTGCCGGGCAACCATCTGCGCTGGGTCAACAACGGCGCCGTGTTCGACGTGATGGAGGAGGAGCTGTCCCGCGCACGCACCTCCATCAACATCGTCATGTTCATCTGGCGCCCTGGACACGCTTCGGAGCGGATGCTCTCCGTCATCACCGAGCGCGCCCGGGCTGGCGTGGCCTGCCGGGTGCTCGTGGATCCCATGGGCAGCACTCCGTTCGAGAAGGAGATCAAGCCGAGGCTGGAAGCAGCCGGATGCCAGGCGCACCTGTTCCGCCCGCTGCCCGCGGATGAGAACCTGGCGCGCAACCACCGCAAGGTCATCGTCGTGGACGGCCGGGTGGGCATCACCGGCGGCCTGGCCATCCAGGACGAGTGGCTGGGGGAGGCACGCAACGAGCAGGAGTGGCGCGACACCAATGCGCGGGTCGAGGGCCCCGTGGTGGCGCAGCTCCAGCAGGCCTTCGCGGAGAACTGGCAGGAGACGACCGGCGAGTTGTTGCCCGCCAGTGACTTCCCCGGCCTTGCCACCTCTGTGCCCAGCCTGGACGAGGCGAAGGGGGGCTGGGGGGCCTTTGTCGGCAGCAGCGCGAACCCGGAGGTCACCCACGCCGAGCGGTTGACGCAGCTGATGGTGCGCTCCGCTCGCAAACGGTTGTGGATTGCCCAGGCCTACTTCACGCCGAACCGCGCCCTCGTCGCGCAGCTGGTGGAGCAGGCCCGCGCGGGAGTGGACGTGCGTGTGCTGGCGCCTGGGAACAAGAACGACCACAAGTCCATCACCGTGCTTCAGCGCGCCACCTACGACACCCTGCTGGCCGCGGGCGTGCGCATCTGGGAGTACCAGCCATCCATGATGCACGCGAAGACGATGCTGGTGGATGACCAGCTCGTGCTGGTGGGCTCCATCAACTACGATGCGCTGTCTTTCAATCTGCTCGAAGAAGGCTCGCTCGTGCTTCAGGACGCGGAGGCCGCACGGGAGATGGAGGCGTTCTTCCTGGAGGATCTGCGACACGCCCAAGAGATGAAGGCCAGGCACGCAGACCGCTCGAATTGA
- the acs gene encoding acetate--CoA ligase, which yields MAEPQRPSHEIQSVLTENRVFPPPEEFSRRAHIRGMEDYRRLWDEAAKDPEAYWGARAREELYWKEPFQTVLEWKPPHARWFLEGRTNLTYNCLDRHLPKLKDKPAILFEGEPGDRRRITYGELAVQVNRLANGLKSLGVRKGDRVGIYLPMVPEAAVAMLACARIGAVHSVVFGGFSAEALQDRMNDAGAKVLLTADGGWRKGAVVPLKKNVDAALPNMRTVEKVVVLKRAGDAVPMGPKDVSWEALVGGQSETCEPEWVESEHPLFILYTSGSTGKPKGVLHTTAGYAVSISLTTRWVFDLKEDDIYWCTADVGWVTGHSYVVYGPLMNGVTTVIYEGAPTQPGPDRFWEIIARYKATILYTAPTAIRAFMRLGEEHPRKHDMSSLRLLGSVGEPINPEAWIWYRDVIGGGRCPVVDTWWQTETGGIMISPLPGATPTKPGSATFPLPGIHAEILDREGNPVPKGQGGLLFVTKPWPSMLRTVYGDPERYVKTYFSELPGKYFTGDGARTDQDGYIWLMGRVDDVVNVAGHRLGTAEVESALVAHPRIAEAAVVGRPDDLKGTALVAFVTLKKGTPPSPELKKELATHVAKEIGAIARPDEIRFAEALPKTRSGKIMRRLLRDVAAGKQTTGDTTTLEDLNVLATLRQDEE from the coding sequence ATGGCTGAGCCGCAGCGTCCATCGCACGAGATCCAATCGGTCCTGACGGAGAACCGCGTCTTTCCTCCACCGGAGGAGTTCTCCCGCCGTGCCCACATCCGGGGAATGGAGGACTACCGCCGGCTGTGGGACGAGGCGGCGAAGGACCCGGAGGCGTACTGGGGAGCGCGAGCGCGCGAGGAGCTGTACTGGAAGGAGCCCTTCCAGACGGTGCTGGAGTGGAAGCCGCCGCACGCGCGCTGGTTCCTCGAGGGCCGCACCAACCTGACCTACAACTGTCTGGATCGGCACCTGCCGAAGCTGAAGGACAAGCCGGCGATCCTCTTCGAGGGAGAGCCGGGAGACAGGCGTCGAATCACGTACGGCGAGCTGGCGGTGCAGGTGAACCGGCTGGCCAACGGGCTGAAGTCGCTGGGGGTGCGCAAGGGAGACCGGGTAGGCATCTACCTGCCGATGGTGCCCGAGGCGGCGGTGGCGATGCTGGCGTGTGCGCGCATTGGGGCGGTGCACTCGGTGGTGTTCGGCGGCTTCTCGGCGGAGGCGCTGCAGGATCGCATGAACGACGCGGGGGCGAAGGTGCTGCTCACCGCGGACGGCGGGTGGCGCAAGGGCGCGGTGGTGCCGCTGAAGAAGAACGTGGACGCGGCGCTGCCGAACATGCGCACGGTGGAGAAGGTGGTGGTGCTGAAGCGGGCGGGAGACGCGGTGCCGATGGGGCCGAAGGACGTGTCCTGGGAGGCACTGGTCGGAGGGCAGAGCGAGACGTGCGAGCCGGAGTGGGTGGAGAGCGAGCACCCGTTGTTCATCCTCTACACGTCGGGTTCGACGGGGAAGCCGAAGGGGGTGCTGCACACGACGGCGGGCTACGCGGTGAGCATCTCGTTGACGACGCGGTGGGTGTTCGACCTGAAGGAGGACGACATCTACTGGTGTACGGCGGACGTGGGCTGGGTGACGGGACACAGCTACGTGGTTTACGGGCCGTTGATGAACGGGGTGACGACGGTCATCTACGAGGGAGCGCCGACGCAGCCGGGGCCGGACCGGTTCTGGGAGATCATCGCGCGCTACAAGGCGACGATCCTCTACACGGCGCCGACGGCGATCCGTGCGTTCATGCGACTGGGGGAGGAGCACCCGCGCAAGCACGACATGAGCTCGCTGCGGCTGTTGGGCTCGGTGGGCGAGCCGATCAACCCGGAGGCGTGGATCTGGTACCGGGACGTGATTGGAGGCGGGCGTTGCCCGGTGGTGGACACGTGGTGGCAGACGGAGACGGGGGGAATCATGATCTCTCCGTTGCCTGGGGCGACGCCGACGAAGCCGGGCTCGGCGACGTTCCCGCTGCCGGGCATCCACGCGGAGATCCTGGACAGGGAGGGCAACCCGGTGCCGAAGGGGCAGGGCGGGTTGCTGTTCGTGACGAAGCCGTGGCCGTCGATGTTGCGCACGGTGTACGGGGATCCGGAGCGGTACGTGAAGACGTACTTCAGCGAGCTACCGGGCAAGTACTTCACGGGAGACGGGGCGCGCACGGACCAGGACGGCTACATCTGGCTGATGGGCCGGGTGGATGATGTGGTGAACGTGGCGGGTCACCGATTGGGCACGGCGGAGGTAGAGAGCGCGCTGGTGGCGCACCCACGAATCGCCGAGGCAGCGGTGGTGGGGCGTCCGGACGACCTGAAGGGCACGGCGCTGGTGGCCTTCGTGACGCTGAAGAAGGGCACACCGCCGTCACCGGAACTGAAGAAGGAACTGGCGACGCACGTGGCGAAGGAGATCGGAGCGATCGCGAGGCCGGACGAGATCCGGTTCGCGGAAGCGCTGCCGAAGACACGCTCGGGCAAGATCATGCGCCGACTGCTTCGAGACGTAGCCGCGGGCAAACAGACAACGGGTGACACGACGACGCTCGAGGACCTCAACGTGCTGGCGACACTGCGCCAGGACGAAGAGTAG
- a CDS encoding Ig-like domain-containing protein: MNDTPTLSSVDNQTIAEDSSTGDLAFTVGDVETAADSLTVTTTSSNTALVPNAPASLVLGGSGTSRTLSVVPAANASGSTTITLSVSDGSATTSTTFTVDVTAVNDTPTLSSVDNQTIAEDSSTGDLAFTVGDVETAADSLTVTATSSNTALVPNDPASLVLGGSGTSRTLNVVPAANANGSTTITLSVSDGSATTSTTFEVDVTGFASLYWMTAAGSLWRVEVNGTDAIELKTGISGASSVATDPVTRTIFYNSGSAIVRADSDGTNPVDIVANGGYPSGLAVDSTNRKLYWSDFNGSRVMRTELDGSNPTQVVGGINSPSAIAFDVPRGKVYVITYNNTRLVRFNLDGTNLETLASNLNGLGVGLAIDSSGGKVYYATRGASIYVANLDGSNITTLVTNQNTAHGIAIDVTAGRLYWADWLGQAVRSANLADGSDIQTVNSGSARNLGLAWMPAP, translated from the coding sequence GTGAATGACACGCCCACCCTCTCTTCGGTGGACAACCAGACCATCGCCGAGGACAGCTCGACCGGCGACCTGGCCTTCACCGTGGGCGACGTGGAGACCGCCGCCGACAGTCTCACGGTCACCACCACTTCCTCCAACACGGCCCTGGTGCCCAACGCCCCCGCGAGCCTCGTCCTCGGCGGCTCCGGCACCAGCCGCACCCTCAGTGTGGTCCCCGCCGCCAACGCCAGCGGCTCCACCACCATCACCCTCTCGGTGAGCGACGGCTCCGCCACCACCTCCACCACCTTCACGGTCGACGTCACCGCGGTGAATGACACGCCCACCCTCTCCTCGGTGGACAACCAGACCATCGCCGAGGACAGCTCGACCGGCGACCTGGCCTTCACCGTGGGCGACGTGGAGACCGCCGCCGACAGTCTCACGGTCACCGCCACTTCCTCCAACACGGCCCTGGTGCCCAACGACCCCGCGAGCCTCGTCCTCGGCGGTTCCGGCACCAGCCGCACCCTCAACGTGGTCCCCGCCGCCAACGCCAACGGCTCCACCACCATCACCCTCTCGGTGAGTGACGGCTCCGCCACCACCTCCACCACCTTCGAGGTCGACGTCACCGGTTTTGCGAGCCTCTACTGGATGACTGCCGCCGGCTCGCTGTGGAGGGTGGAGGTGAACGGCACGGATGCTATCGAGCTCAAGACCGGTATCAGCGGGGCATCTTCCGTCGCCACCGACCCGGTAACCCGTACCATCTTCTACAACAGCGGCAGCGCGATCGTTCGAGCGGACAGCGATGGGACGAACCCGGTCGATATCGTGGCGAACGGCGGTTACCCCTCCGGGCTGGCAGTCGATTCGACGAACCGCAAGCTGTACTGGTCCGATTTCAACGGAAGCCGGGTCATGCGCACCGAGCTGGACGGCAGCAATCCAACGCAGGTCGTCGGCGGCATCAATAGCCCGTCTGCCATTGCGTTCGATGTCCCACGCGGCAAGGTGTATGTCATTACCTACAACAACACCAGGCTCGTACGATTCAATCTCGATGGTACCAACCTGGAGACTCTCGCTTCAAACCTGAACGGACTGGGTGTGGGCCTGGCGATCGACTCGAGCGGCGGGAAGGTGTACTACGCGACCCGCGGCGCCAGTATCTATGTCGCCAACCTGGACGGCTCCAACATCACCACCCTGGTGACCAACCAGAACACAGCGCACGGGATTGCCATCGATGTCACGGCCGGGCGGCTGTATTGGGCGGATTGGCTGGGTCAAGCGGTCCGGAGCGCCAATCTGGCCGACGGCAGCGATATCCAAACCGTGAACTCGGGCAGCGCCAGGAACTTGGGCTTGGCCTGGATGCCTGCGCCGTAG
- a CDS encoding VOC family protein produces the protein MLTLRAALCGGVLWMVFSGCASASATAREDDLEAKMAKRDKAAPSTVSWVDLQTPDPGKARKFYGELFGWTFVGGDDPNTGFYTMAQLGGRNVAGLAKLREGSPSPPMWSVYLAVDDADAIARRVTEAGGKIVVPPMDVMEEGRMAYFADPSGGHFGVWQGRKHQGAQVTEEPGAMVWHEVYTRDLAKAKQFYMSVFGLGTKRLDAEGIDYWTLQKGERTVFGAMQMTAQFPPEVPSHWNTYFAVTDTDAAAKKAEALGGTVMAPPFDTPYGRMAVIADPTGAAFCIIKPDRPPAGW, from the coding sequence ATGCTCACGCTCCGTGCCGCGCTCTGCGGTGGTGTCCTGTGGATGGTGTTTTCCGGCTGTGCCAGCGCGTCTGCCACGGCGCGCGAGGATGACCTGGAGGCAAAGATGGCGAAGCGAGACAAGGCGGCTCCCTCGACCGTGTCCTGGGTCGATCTGCAGACGCCGGATCCCGGCAAGGCGCGGAAGTTCTACGGCGAGCTGTTCGGCTGGACCTTCGTGGGGGGCGACGATCCCAACACCGGCTTCTACACGATGGCCCAGTTGGGGGGACGCAATGTCGCTGGGCTGGCGAAGCTGCGCGAAGGCTCGCCGTCTCCGCCGATGTGGAGCGTCTATCTGGCCGTCGATGACGCCGACGCGATCGCGCGCAGGGTTACCGAAGCGGGCGGCAAGATCGTCGTTCCGCCCATGGACGTGATGGAGGAGGGCCGGATGGCGTACTTCGCCGATCCGAGCGGGGGGCACTTCGGGGTCTGGCAGGGACGCAAGCACCAGGGCGCCCAGGTCACCGAAGAGCCGGGAGCCATGGTCTGGCACGAGGTGTACACGCGCGATCTGGCCAAGGCGAAGCAGTTCTACATGAGCGTGTTCGGGTTGGGGACGAAGCGCCTGGACGCCGAGGGCATCGACTACTGGACGCTGCAGAAGGGGGAGAGGACCGTCTTCGGGGCGATGCAGATGACGGCGCAATTCCCGCCGGAGGTGCCCTCGCACTGGAACACCTACTTCGCCGTCACCGATACGGACGCGGCGGCGAAGAAGGCCGAAGCGCTCGGCGGCACGGTGATGGCCCCGCCGTTCGACACGCCCTACGGGCGGATGGCTGTGATCGCGGATCCCACCGGCGCGGCTTTCTGCATCATCAAGCCCGACAGGCCACCGGCCGGCTGGTAG